A window from Ignavibacteriota bacterium encodes these proteins:
- the maf gene encoding septum formation protein Maf, producing the protein MLNLSAPLYLASNSPRRKKMLHSLGISFHHISIEHEEVINKNHTPLINVKRLAKEKCEKALEKICEGIVISADTIVVLNNEIIGKPIDKNDAEKILIKLSGKTHIVYTGFAICDVKSKIIFTEYEKTKVTFYELSEKQIREYINSGSPMDKAGAYGIQDDFGTLFVKKINGCYNNVMGFPIAKIFRALENFK; encoded by the coding sequence AGCTTCTAATTCACCAAGAAGAAAAAAAATGCTGCATTCTTTAGGTATTAGTTTTCACCATATTTCTATTGAACATGAAGAAGTAATTAATAAAAATCATACACCTTTAATAAACGTAAAAAGACTTGCAAAAGAAAAATGTGAAAAAGCTTTAGAGAAAATTTGTGAAGGAATTGTAATTTCTGCGGATACAATTGTAGTGCTAAATAATGAAATCATCGGAAAACCAATTGATAAAAATGATGCCGAGAAAATTTTAATAAAGTTGAGTGGAAAGACTCACATCGTTTATACTGGTTTTGCAATTTGTGATGTAAAATCAAAAATTATTTTTACAGAATACGAAAAAACTAAAGTTACTTTTTACGAATTATCTGAAAAACAAATTCGAGAATATATTAATTCTGGAAGTCCAATGGATAAAGCTGGAGCTTACGGAATTCAAGATGATTTTGGTACTTTATTTGTAAAAAAAATTAACGGTTGTTATAATAATGTTATGGGTTTTCCGATTGCGAAAATTTTTAGAGCATTAGAAAATTTCAAATAA